GGCCCATGGGTTGGCATGCCCGAGCAGCTCGAGGGTGACGGGCAGGACGATGGGGGGCTCGCGGGGCATCTGTCAGAGGCCGCCATCTCGAGCTGCGGGGCTCGAGGTGGCCGGACGTTGGGGTGGGAAGACGGGGGTGTAGCAGGCTCCCCGGTATACGTAGTCACCGCTCGCGTCACAGTCCTTCGCCTCGATGGCGAGCTTCCTCCAGCATCCACCATTGATGGCGGTGTACGTCCGATGGGGACAGCGGCCCGTGGCATCTGGCCGGGTCTGCCCTGGCAGGGGCTTCGGTGGAACGTCCACGGCGATGACCGACCAGGCGGACGGAGCACGTACCGGGGCGACCGGGGCCGTCAGCGCGGTGTCTCCGACGGCCGCGGTGCCACCGTCCATTGACTCCTCATGCACCGAGGCGTGGACCTCCGCGGAATCCTTTGAGGTGGGCCTGCTCAGCAGCCATACGGCTCCGAGCGCGAGCGATGCTCCCAGGCTTGCCCCTACGCGCCTGGGGCGCCAGCGCTTGTGCTGGACGCGAGGAAGGGGCCGCGCATCGTTGGTGACAGGCACCTCCCGGAGGAAGAGCGGCTCATCCGCCTCCGGCTCCGCGCGCCGCGCCGCACCCTCCAGCGCCACCGCGAGCTCACGGGCAGAGCCACGCGCTTCCGGCGTGGTGGCGAGCATTCGCGAGATGAGCTCACTCAGCTCCTCGCTGCAGCGTCTGTTGCGCGCACGCGGCGTTGGAGGAAGAACTCCCTCCAGGTACCAGCGGCGTGAGGCCTCGTCCGTCGCGTCCATCGAGAGGGGATAGTCATCTGCTACCAGCCGGTATGCAGTCATTCCCAGTGCGAAGACATCGTCCGGGGGCCCTGGCGCATAGGGTACCGACATGTCTCCCTGGCGGAGAAGCACGTGCCTCCAGGCTTCTGGTGAGCGGTAGGTCGGCGTGCCGGGAGGAAACGGCGGCGGGGTCAGCGTGGAGGCCCCGAGGAAGTGGCCGGAGCCGAAGTCGGTGAGGAAGACGCGGCCGTCGGAGTGGCGCACCAGCACGTTGTCGCCCTTGACGTCGCGGTGGACGCCTCCCGCCGCATGAGTGGCCTCCAGCGCCCGCGCCAGGAGCGCGAGAAGCCTCAGGACCTGACGTGAAGTCGGCGGGTTCGCACTGGCCCAGGTATACAGCGACGTGCCCTCCACCAGCTCCATGGCGAGGTAGGGGTAGCGTGTGCCCCTCGCATCCTTCCAGTCCCCGGAGTCCCACAGGCGGGGGACGGCCGGGTGGTCGACACGGGACAGGAGCTCCTCCTCACGCGGGAAGCGGGCATCGCGAGGGTAGAGGGCCAGCTTGAGGGCGACGGGGCTGGGGGCATCGGGCTCGCTGCTCACGGCCAGGTAGACGGCCCCGTAGGTGCCCATGCCCATGCGGCTGACGACGCGCCAGGGACCGACCTGGGTGCCCGGAGGAAGACGCGCCGGATTCAGGGGGGCAGAGTCCATGAGGTGCCTCGCGAAATGGCGGGGTGTCCGCCCATGCGTAGGCTACTCGGGGAGTAGGCCGAAGTCAGCGCTATCCCCCGGGTTCACGCGTCAGTCCCGCTTCCTCCTTGCTTCGCCTCACCGCCTGGCACCGGCGGCTGCGGGCTTCCGGCCCGGAGGTGCCGACATGATCGTGCGAAGCTCCGTGACCATCAGAGGGCGTCGCGCGTCCACTCCTCGCGGCCGTAGCGCTCCGTGACGAGCGCCTCCGCGCGAGCGCGCACCTGTGGCGCAATCGAGATCGTGGTCCACTGCGCGCCGAGGCTCTGGGTGAAGC
Above is a window of Pyxidicoccus xibeiensis DNA encoding:
- a CDS encoding serine/threonine protein kinase, with the protein product MDSAPLNPARLPPGTQVGPWRVVSRMGMGTYGAVYLAVSSEPDAPSPVALKLALYPRDARFPREEELLSRVDHPAVPRLWDSGDWKDARGTRYPYLAMELVEGTSLYTWASANPPTSRQVLRLLALLARALEATHAAGGVHRDVKGDNVLVRHSDGRVFLTDFGSGHFLGASTLTPPPFPPGTPTYRSPEAWRHVLLRQGDMSVPYAPGPPDDVFALGMTAYRLVADDYPLSMDATDEASRRWYLEGVLPPTPRARNRRCSEELSELISRMLATTPEARGSARELAVALEGAARRAEPEADEPLFLREVPVTNDARPLPRVQHKRWRPRRVGASLGASLALGAVWLLSRPTSKDSAEVHASVHEESMDGGTAAVGDTALTAPVAPVRAPSAWSVIAVDVPPKPLPGQTRPDATGRCPHRTYTAINGGCWRKLAIEAKDCDASGDYVYRGACYTPVFPPQRPATSSPAARDGGL